One genomic region from Thermoleptolyngbya sichuanensis A183 encodes:
- a CDS encoding IS630 family transposase (programmed frameshift): protein MRPYSLDLRQKIIDVYIEGNTSQRQIAQQFRVAYSFVRKLIKQYRETGEIAPKRRTEQTPTKLSNEQLEILKTIAESNHDATLAELCDLLEQRVGVRIGVSTMFRMLEKLNLTLKKKTLYPDKKETERVQIERVKFWQLVRGFLAQDLIFIDESGVNLALTRLRARAPKGKRAHGKRPSKRGKRVSILGAISLKKVITYSNLIGSVDGLTFEAFISQRLVPKLWKGACVIMDNCSIHLGEEVRRLIEDAGAKLMFLPPYSPDFSPIENCFSKIKSILRSLGARSYLDLDKAIEESFSQVSLNDLQNWFSHCCYYASPE, encoded by the exons ATGCGACCCTACTCACTAGATCTTAGACAAAAAATTATTGATGTCTACATTGAAGGGAATACGTCGCAACGTCAAATCGCTCAACAATTTCGAGTTGCTTACAGTTTCGTGCGAAAGCTGATCAAACAATATCGGGAAACAGGTGAGATTGCCCCCAAACGCCGCACTGAGCAAACGCCAACCAAATTAAGTAATGAGCAACTAGAGATCCTAAAAACGATTGCTGAATCAAATCATGACGCGACATTGGCAGAGTTGTGTGACTTGCTGGAACAAAGGGTCGGTGTTCGGATTGGCGTTTCGACGATGTTTCGTATGTTAGAGAAACTGAACTTAACCCTTAA AAAAAAAACGCTGTATCCCGACAAAAAGGAAACTGAACGGGTGCAAATCGAACGAGTCAAATTTTGGCAACTGGTTCGAGGATTCCTGGCTCAAGACTTAATCTTTATTGACGAATCAGGAGTGAACCTGGCTTTGACTCGACTCCGGGCACGTGCCCCGAAAGGAAAACGAGCCCATGGTAAGCGTCCCAGCAAACGAGGGAAACGGGTCTCGATTCTTGGTGCAATTAGCCTTAAAAAGGTAATTACCTATTCCAATCTCATCGGTTCAGTCGATGGACTTACCTTTGAAGCCTTCATTTCCCAGAGACTCGTTCCTAAGTTGTGGAAAGGGGCATGTGTCATCATGGATAACTGCTCGATTCATCTTGGTGAAGAAGTTAGGAGGTTGATTGAGGATGCAGGTGCTAAACTGATGTTTCTACCGCCGTACTCGCCGGACTTTTCACCCATCGAGAATTGCTTTTCAAAGATTAAGAGTATTCTGCGCTCCCTTGGGGCACGGAGCTATCTTGATCTAGACAAAGCCATTGAGGAGTCCTTCTCCCAAGTGTCATTGAATGACCTACAGAATTGGTTCTCCCATTGCTGTTACTATGCCTCGCCAGAATGA
- a CDS encoding FadR/GntR family transcriptional regulator, producing the protein MTILHQNETSQQQTNPSVSITPQSAELLSFNTSRQSADALLRGPKPTVNAFEVTLERLSSAVKMGLYEPGDQLPSERELADIMGVSRATVREAIRLMTEQGILVARRGRTGGTFVSKHPVPETLQNLRTRLSARGTSITGILDHRLVVESGVVELAAQRATDEQKWELQALVNAMEQADNHAEYRKLDTRFHLLIAAATQTNRLSSVVAEIHAELSDLLGASQSYKTQDEN; encoded by the coding sequence ATGACTATCCTGCACCAAAACGAAACGTCCCAACAGCAAACAAACCCCTCCGTTTCAATTACGCCCCAGAGCGCCGAACTGCTCAGCTTCAACACATCACGACAATCAGCTGATGCACTCCTGCGAGGTCCAAAGCCAACAGTCAATGCCTTTGAAGTCACGCTAGAGCGGCTCAGCTCAGCGGTGAAGATGGGGCTGTATGAACCTGGCGACCAACTGCCGAGCGAACGGGAACTTGCCGATATTATGGGCGTGAGTCGGGCTACCGTCCGAGAAGCAATTCGCCTGATGACCGAGCAGGGCATTTTGGTAGCGCGTCGGGGACGCACAGGGGGCACCTTTGTCTCCAAGCACCCGGTGCCCGAAACATTACAAAATCTGCGAACCCGCCTTAGCGCAAGGGGAACTTCGATTACAGGCATTTTGGATCATCGACTGGTGGTGGAGTCGGGCGTGGTAGAGCTAGCTGCTCAACGGGCGACCGACGAGCAAAAGTGGGAATTGCAAGCACTGGTTAATGCAATGGAGCAAGCAGACAACCATGCAGAATATCGCAAGCTAGATACGCGGTTTCATCTGCTGATTGCCGCCGCAACCCAGACCAATCGACTGTCGTCGGTTGTTGCAGAGATTCATGCTGAACTGTCGGATTTGCTGGGTGCATCCCAGTCTTACAAGACTCAGGATGAGAATTGA
- a CDS encoding ISKra4 family transposase (programmed frameshift), translated as MDATKEAQIKAHALALAELLYDETDPEQVKTLAGIEVAVRDHLLEYVGPEIGKFFICTSSGTSSGRKRHIQSIVGRLSLSQRQSQRLKVKARTQWSPQVETCCLLLSANEAYARAADDIAVLTGVCVSGSTQQRLVHRQDLEPPAVDSGVKEMSLDGGKVRLRTPQGQPCQWRDYKGVNLHQCSISAFYKDNDSLVNWLNQQPLAHPLVCLGDGHDGIWNLFSQIGHRSERLEILDWYHLMENLGNVGGSQQRLDAVEACLWQGDVDGAVRLFDDWSHERVDQFIGYLAKHRLRIVNYSYYQAEGISIGSGAVESTIKQIGRRVKISGAQWKEDNVPQVLRHRCAYLNGQFSS; from the exons ATGGATGCCACCAAGGAAGCCCAAATCAAAGCCCATGCACTGGCGTTAGCGGAGTTGCTTTACGACGAGACAGACCCTGAACAAGTCAAAACATTGGCCGGGATCGAAGTCGCCGTTCGTGACCACCTACTGGAGTATGTGGGGCCTGAGATCGGAA AATTTTTTATCTGCACAAGCAGCGGCACAAGCTCTGGGCGAAAGCGGCACATCCAGAGTATCGTCGGACGCTTAAGTCTGAGTCAGCGCCAGAGCCAGCGGCTTAAGGTCAAGGCCCGCACCCAGTGGAGTCCTCAGGTTGAGACGTGCTGCTTGCTGCTGAGTGCCAACGAAGCCTATGCGCGAGCTGCCGACGATATCGCTGTGCTCACCGGGGTGTGCGTGTCAGGGAGTACCCAGCAACGGCTGGTGCATCGTCAAGACCTAGAGCCACCAGCGGTGGACAGCGGGGTTAAGGAAATGAGCTTAGACGGGGGCAAAGTCCGTCTGCGGACTCCTCAGGGGCAGCCCTGCCAGTGGCGCGATTACAAGGGGGTAAACCTGCATCAGTGCAGCATTAGCGCCTTCTACAAAGACAACGACAGCTTGGTCAACTGGCTCAACCAGCAGCCCTTAGCGCATCCCCTCGTTTGTCTTGGGGATGGTCACGACGGCATCTGGAACCTGTTTTCACAGATCGGGCATCGCAGCGAGCGCCTTGAGATCTTGGACTGGTACCACCTGATGGAGAATTTGGGTAACGTGGGTGGGTCTCAACAGCGTCTTGATGCCGTCGAAGCCTGCTTGTGGCAAGGGGATGTGGATGGGGCGGTTAGGCTATTCGACGACTGGTCCCATGAGCGGGTAGACCAGTTTATCGGCTATCTGGCTAAGCATCGGCTCCGTATCGTTAACTACAGCTACTACCAAGCTGAGGGGATTTCAATTGGCTCGGGTGCCGTGGAGTCGACTATCAAGCAAATTGGTAGGCGGGTGAAAATTTCAGGCGCTCAGTGGAAGGAAGACAACGTTCCACAAGTCCTTCGCCATCGCTGCGCTTATCTCAATGGTCAATTCTCATCCTGA
- a CDS encoding aldehyde dehydrogenase family protein: MTQGFVTQDLLIGGDRLPADSGQYTELIDPATGDAWIKVAAAAADDVDRAVQVADQVRSPWRRVNSRDRTQLLLKLATLIRENLEPLAQLESRNVGKPIRDARDEVNLAADCFEYYAGVVNKIGGQTTPVAAAGTHLTFREPIGVCGLIAPWNFPIAITAWKVAPALAMGNPVVLKPATQTPLTALRLGELALEAGIPPGVFNVVPGAGSVAGEALLRHPLVRKISFTGSTEIGMHVMRTAADDLKRVTLELGGKSANLVFADADLDLAVPKVMWSVLGNAGQDCCARSRLLIQRPVYDEFLHRLTQQFQALRIGPPLDESTEIGTLISTQQRDRVLDYITLGQQEGATLLCGGTVPTESPLDRGAYLTPALFAHATPNMRIAQEEIFGPVLCAIPFDTEEEAVAIANTSLYGLSGSIWTRDIGRALRIARAIETGVLSINTGHSVHLEAPFGGVKHSGIGRELGLAVLDHYSEWKSIFIAE, translated from the coding sequence GTGACGCAAGGTTTTGTGACGCAAGATTTATTGATTGGAGGCGATCGCCTACCCGCTGACTCAGGGCAATATACCGAACTCATCGACCCCGCCACAGGTGATGCCTGGATCAAAGTCGCCGCTGCCGCAGCCGATGATGTCGATCGGGCCGTGCAGGTTGCCGACCAAGTGCGATCGCCCTGGCGCAGAGTCAATAGCCGCGATCGCACCCAACTGTTGCTGAAGCTGGCGACCCTCATCCGCGAAAATTTGGAACCGCTGGCCCAACTGGAAAGCCGCAACGTCGGCAAGCCCATCCGCGATGCCCGCGACGAGGTGAACCTGGCCGCAGACTGCTTCGAGTATTACGCCGGGGTAGTGAATAAGATCGGCGGACAGACAACTCCTGTGGCTGCGGCGGGCACCCATCTAACCTTTCGAGAACCCATCGGCGTGTGTGGGCTGATTGCGCCGTGGAACTTTCCCATCGCCATCACCGCCTGGAAGGTCGCGCCTGCCCTAGCAATGGGCAATCCAGTGGTGCTAAAGCCTGCAACCCAAACGCCGCTCACAGCGCTGCGGTTGGGCGAACTGGCCCTAGAAGCAGGCATTCCGCCCGGTGTGTTTAACGTGGTTCCTGGTGCGGGATCGGTGGCAGGCGAGGCGCTGCTGCGGCATCCGCTAGTGCGAAAGATCTCCTTCACTGGCTCGACTGAAATTGGAATGCACGTCATGCGGACTGCGGCAGACGATCTCAAGCGCGTGACGCTGGAACTGGGCGGCAAGTCGGCGAATCTGGTGTTTGCCGATGCGGATCTGGATTTGGCGGTTCCCAAGGTAATGTGGAGCGTGCTGGGCAATGCCGGGCAGGACTGCTGTGCGCGATCGCGCCTGTTGATTCAGCGCCCGGTTTACGACGAGTTTTTGCATCGCCTGACGCAGCAATTCCAGGCGCTCCGAATTGGCCCACCGCTCGACGAATCGACGGAAATTGGTACGCTGATTTCTACCCAGCAGCGCGATCGCGTGTTGGATTATATCACGCTGGGGCAGCAGGAAGGCGCAACCTTGCTCTGCGGCGGCACAGTGCCCACCGAATCCCCGCTCGACCGGGGCGCGTACCTCACGCCTGCCCTCTTTGCCCACGCCACGCCCAATATGCGAATTGCCCAGGAAGAAATCTTTGGCCCAGTTCTCTGTGCTATCCCGTTTGACACCGAGGAAGAAGCCGTGGCGATCGCCAACACCAGTCTCTACGGACTCTCTGGCTCTATCTGGACCCGCGACATTGGCCGCGCCCTCCGCATTGCCCGCGCCATCGAAACGGGCGTTCTCTCCATCAACACGGGCCACAGCGTCCACCTGGAAGCCCCCTTCGGTGGCGTGAAGCACAGCGGCATCGGTCGCGAACTGGGACTCGCCGTGTTAGATCATTACAGTGAGTGGAAGAGTATCTTCATTGCAGAGTGA
- a CDS encoding glutamine synthetase family protein, translating into MYSSSRGRLTVEMLTQLVQDEQIETILTVFPDLYGRLIGKRITGDFFVNDVLQDGVHACDYLLACDMEMDPVPGYSFTSWASGYGDFRMIPDLSTLRVASWLKKTAIVLCDVYNEEEDARVEIAPRSLLKTQVERAKSLGYVAKGASELELYVFADSYETARQKNYHDLQPIGSYIEDYHIFQGTKEEFLIGSIRKHLERSGIPVEFSKGEWGPGQQEINLRYADFLEMCDRHILYKHAAKEIAWQSNVAVTFMSKWDERYAGSSMHLHASLWDQEGKIALFPGKEAFGPVHSSPLFRWFLGGWMAHIREIFPFYAPYPTSYKRYVAGSFAPTGIAWSYDNRTAGFRILGHGPSLRLECRAPGADANPYLAFAATLAAGLDGIKNQIEPPPMFEGDVYEARDLPQVPHSLNESIHELEKSQWARDTFGEATIDHYLHFFKTEQRKFDEVVTSWERARYFERA; encoded by the coding sequence ATGTATTCTTCTTCTCGTGGACGATTGACCGTCGAAATGCTGACGCAGCTTGTTCAGGATGAGCAGATTGAAACCATCCTCACCGTGTTTCCAGACCTCTATGGACGGCTGATCGGCAAGCGGATCACGGGCGATTTTTTCGTGAACGACGTGCTGCAAGATGGCGTTCACGCCTGCGATTATTTGCTGGCCTGCGACATGGAAATGGACCCGGTTCCGGGATACAGCTTCACCAGTTGGGCCAGTGGCTATGGCGACTTTCGCATGATTCCTGATCTGAGTACGCTACGAGTTGCGTCTTGGCTAAAGAAAACGGCGATCGTGCTGTGCGATGTTTACAACGAAGAAGAGGATGCGCGGGTTGAGATTGCGCCGCGCAGCCTGCTGAAGACGCAGGTAGAACGGGCCAAGTCGCTGGGCTATGTTGCTAAAGGGGCTTCGGAACTGGAGCTATACGTCTTTGCCGATTCCTACGAAACCGCACGGCAAAAGAACTATCATGACCTTCAGCCCATCGGCAGCTACATTGAGGATTATCATATTTTCCAGGGCACCAAGGAAGAGTTTCTCATTGGCTCAATCCGCAAGCATTTGGAGCGATCGGGAATTCCTGTCGAGTTCTCGAAGGGCGAATGGGGGCCGGGGCAGCAGGAGATTAACTTACGCTACGCAGATTTTTTGGAAATGTGCGATCGCCACATTCTCTACAAGCACGCCGCCAAGGAAATTGCCTGGCAAAGCAACGTCGCCGTTACGTTCATGTCCAAGTGGGACGAGCGCTACGCCGGGTCGAGTATGCACCTACACGCCAGCTTGTGGGATCAGGAAGGTAAGATAGCGCTGTTCCCCGGTAAGGAAGCCTTCGGCCCGGTGCATAGTTCGCCGCTGTTTCGCTGGTTCCTCGGCGGCTGGATGGCGCATATCCGCGAAATCTTCCCGTTCTACGCGCCCTATCCCACATCCTACAAGCGCTACGTAGCGGGTTCCTTTGCGCCAACGGGCATTGCCTGGTCCTATGACAACCGCACAGCGGGCTTTCGCATTTTGGGACATGGCCCCTCGCTGCGGCTAGAGTGTCGCGCACCGGGAGCCGATGCCAATCCTTATCTTGCCTTTGCTGCTACCCTCGCTGCTGGACTCGACGGCATCAAAAACCAGATCGAGCCGCCGCCGATGTTTGAGGGCGATGTGTACGAGGCACGGGATTTGCCGCAGGTGCCCCACAGCCTGAATGAGTCCATTCACGAACTGGAAAAGAGCCAGTGGGCGCGGGACACCTTTGGCGAAGCCACGATTGACCACTATCTGCACTTCTTCAAAACTGAGCAGCGCAAATTCGATGAAGTGGTGACGAGTTGGGAGCGGGCCCGCTATTTTGAACGGGCCTGA
- a CDS encoding glycoside hydrolase family 19 protein translates to MTNASVNNATNSAPSSAASPAPTLDSAKLRTYRDYGISRFEQLLLQLPPQPHDADRFLDRAIRQLTGLPPAPASAHPYHGIYGTTFTMAHYRDGGSDRLRDLLMKQPELHALDEEIDSFIRLLSDLPARPAGTLPYVRLFILPQDAPPQPPPPNTQANYPPAKRQFVTTDQILQIIGSSQLRDRVTAMTPGINATFERFEINTPLRMAHFFGQVLHESGGFRYLREIWGPTDAQRRYEPPSSLARNLGNTQPGDGARYMGRGVIQLTGRSNYAQFSRAMGVDFVANPDLVASPQYAVTAAGWFWQTRNINQHADRDDLIAVTRVVNGGRNGLADRQRYLNRAKQVLGVR, encoded by the coding sequence ATGACTAATGCTTCGGTTAATAATGCGACCAATTCCGCGCCCAGTAGCGCTGCCAGTCCTGCGCCTACGCTTGATAGCGCAAAACTTAGGACATATCGAGATTACGGAATTAGTCGCTTTGAGCAGCTTCTGCTGCAATTGCCACCCCAGCCCCACGATGCCGATCGGTTCCTAGATCGGGCGATTCGTCAGCTCACGGGGTTGCCGCCTGCGCCTGCCAGTGCCCATCCCTATCACGGCATCTATGGCACAACGTTCACTATGGCCCATTATCGAGATGGGGGGAGCGATCGCCTGCGAGATCTGCTGATGAAACAGCCAGAGCTACACGCGCTGGATGAAGAAATCGACTCGTTTATCCGACTGCTCTCCGATTTGCCTGCCCGTCCTGCCGGAACCTTACCCTACGTGCGGCTATTTATCTTACCTCAGGACGCACCGCCCCAGCCCCCGCCGCCCAATACCCAGGCCAACTATCCCCCCGCAAAACGGCAATTCGTTACGACAGATCAGATTTTGCAGATCATCGGCTCTAGCCAATTGCGCGATCGCGTAACTGCCATGACCCCCGGCATCAACGCCACCTTCGAGCGGTTTGAAATCAACACTCCCCTGCGAATGGCCCATTTCTTTGGTCAGGTGTTGCACGAAAGCGGGGGATTCCGCTATCTGCGCGAAATCTGGGGCCCGACAGATGCCCAGCGCCGCTACGAGCCGCCGTCGAGCCTAGCGCGAAATCTCGGCAACACGCAACCGGGCGATGGCGCACGCTATATGGGGCGCGGCGTAATTCAGCTAACGGGTCGCTCCAACTATGCTCAGTTTTCCAGGGCAATGGGGGTCGATTTTGTAGCAAACCCCGATTTGGTTGCGTCGCCGCAGTATGCCGTCACTGCCGCCGGGTGGTTCTGGCAAACCCGCAACATCAACCAACATGCTGACCGCGATGACCTGATTGCTGTAACCCGCGTGGTAAACGGCGGGCGCAACGGTCTGGCCGATCGCCAAAGATACCTGAACCGGGCAAAGCAGGTGCTAGGCGTTCGCTGA
- a CDS encoding ligase-associated DNA damage response DEXH box helicase, with product MKRRSPPSSAPPSTSSLAPVVEWFQRQGWEPLPFQQKTWEAFLAGRSGLVQVPTGSGKTYAAVMGAIAAMLHDPKPGLQLLYLTPLRSLSRDIEQSIRRPIEDMGWDLRVESRTGDTSASRKARQLKKMPQILITTPESLALMLSYAGAETLFGNLRAVILDEWHELLSSKRGTQTELCLSALRQLRPSLQTWALSATLGNIQEAAQVAVGLDIEPVVIQTNLQRQTIIRSILPDSVDTFPWAGHLGLRMFQELVDALDIETSTLIFTNTRAQAEKWYQALTFALPEEGDRIALHHGSIDVQEREAIEAAVKTGAIKWVVCTSSLDLGVDFQPVERVVQIGSAKNLARLLQRAGRSAHVPAGTSEIFFLPTNSLELLEISAFRNGLAQGDIEVRRPLHKPYDVLIQHLVTLACGDGFTPADTLSTIRKTLSYERLTDAEFTWILDFLEKGGKSLSAYPRYRKITLEDDRYRVTDLQISRMHRMGIGTIISNQSVQIQYTNRRKIGTIEENFASKLQKGDVFFFAGRQLEFFQMKDMVVYVKSTSKKSTVTPTWGGGNLAISDTLSMHLRREIERSQDASTNLELICLKPILSAQQRISHLPAATELLIETCKTREGQHLYVYPFEGRFVHEGLGFLWGYRFARQKQATFTISVNDYGFEILAPKDYPFQDLFSEDFFSLENLEADIRASLNLSELTARKFRGIAQIAGLVFKGYPSAKKTAGQLQVSSSLIYEVFSKYEPDNLLLKQAEQEVLTDQLEVHRLAKTLDRVRSLSLVWQTTKRPSPFAFPLLVERLNSRLSNESLLERIERMKQQWDGKA from the coding sequence ATGAAGAGGCGATCGCCGCCTAGTTCTGCCCCTCCCAGCACGTCCAGCCTTGCACCTGTCGTCGAATGGTTTCAGCGGCAGGGCTGGGAGCCATTGCCGTTTCAGCAGAAAACCTGGGAGGCGTTTCTGGCGGGGCGCAGCGGGCTGGTGCAGGTGCCCACCGGGTCTGGCAAAACCTATGCGGCGGTCATGGGGGCGATCGCCGCTATGCTGCACGACCCCAAACCAGGGCTGCAACTGCTATACCTGACCCCGCTGCGATCGCTCTCCCGCGACATCGAGCAATCCATCCGCCGCCCCATCGAAGACATGGGCTGGGATCTGCGGGTCGAGTCGCGCACGGGCGACACCAGCGCCAGCCGCAAAGCCCGCCAGCTCAAAAAGATGCCGCAGATCCTGATCACCACGCCAGAATCGCTTGCTCTGATGCTGTCCTATGCCGGTGCGGAGACGCTTTTTGGCAATCTGCGGGCGGTGATTTTGGACGAGTGGCATGAGTTGCTTAGTTCCAAACGAGGCACCCAAACCGAACTCTGCCTTTCGGCACTGCGTCAATTGCGCCCGTCGCTGCAAACCTGGGCCCTGTCGGCCACGCTAGGCAATATTCAGGAAGCTGCCCAAGTCGCCGTGGGGCTGGATATCGAACCCGTGGTGATTCAAACCAACCTCCAGCGGCAAACGATCATTCGCAGTATCTTGCCCGACTCGGTAGACACCTTTCCCTGGGCGGGGCATTTGGGCCTGCGAATGTTTCAGGAACTCGTAGACGCACTAGATATCGAAACCTCCACGCTGATTTTCACCAACACCCGCGCCCAGGCAGAAAAGTGGTATCAGGCGCTCACGTTTGCCCTGCCCGAAGAGGGCGATCGCATTGCGCTGCACCACGGCTCCATCGACGTGCAAGAACGAGAGGCGATCGAAGCAGCCGTGAAAACCGGGGCCATCAAGTGGGTCGTCTGCACCTCGTCCTTGGATTTGGGCGTAGACTTTCAGCCCGTAGAGCGAGTCGTGCAAATTGGCAGCGCCAAAAACCTGGCTCGGCTATTGCAACGGGCCGGGCGATCGGCCCACGTCCCCGCAGGCACGTCCGAGATTTTCTTCCTGCCGACCAACTCGCTGGAGCTATTGGAAATTTCTGCTTTTCGCAATGGACTGGCCCAGGGCGATATCGAAGTGCGCCGCCCGCTCCACAAGCCCTACGACGTGCTAATTCAGCACTTAGTCACCCTGGCCTGTGGAGATGGTTTTACGCCTGCCGACACGCTCTCCACCATTCGCAAAACATTATCCTACGAACGCTTAACGGATGCCGAATTTACTTGGATACTCGACTTTTTGGAAAAGGGTGGGAAGTCACTCAGCGCCTATCCAAGGTACAGAAAAATCACGCTGGAGGATGACCGCTATCGTGTCACCGACCTGCAAATTTCCCGGATGCACCGCATGGGTATCGGAACAATTATCTCGAACCAGTCGGTACAGATTCAGTACACCAATCGCCGCAAGATTGGCACGATTGAGGAAAACTTTGCATCCAAGCTGCAAAAGGGCGACGTGTTCTTTTTTGCAGGGCGACAGCTTGAGTTTTTTCAGATGAAAGATATGGTGGTGTATGTCAAAAGCACAAGCAAGAAATCTACCGTAACACCCACCTGGGGTGGCGGAAATCTCGCAATATCTGACACGCTGAGTATGCACCTGAGACGTGAAATTGAACGGAGTCAGGATGCAAGCACGAATCTGGAACTGATCTGCTTGAAACCAATTCTGTCTGCCCAGCAGCGCATATCCCATTTGCCCGCCGCAACCGAGTTGCTGATTGAAACCTGCAAGACCCGCGAAGGACAGCATCTTTATGTTTATCCCTTTGAAGGGCGCTTTGTGCATGAGGGGCTGGGCTTTTTGTGGGGCTATCGGTTTGCGCGACAAAAGCAGGCGACGTTTACGATTTCCGTGAATGATTACGGGTTTGAAATCCTCGCGCCTAAGGACTATCCGTTTCAAGACCTGTTTTCCGAAGACTTCTTTAGCCTGGAAAATCTGGAAGCCGACATCCGCGCCAGCCTCAACCTGTCGGAACTCACTGCCCGCAAGTTTCGCGGCATTGCCCAGATTGCTGGGCTGGTGTTCAAGGGCTATCCCTCTGCCAAAAAGACGGCAGGGCAACTCCAGGTCAGTTCGTCGCTGATTTACGAAGTGTTTTCCAAATATGAACCGGACAACTTGCTGCTGAAGCAGGCAGAGCAAGAAGTCCTCACTGATCAGCTGGAGGTGCATCGGCTGGCCAAAACGCTGGATAGAGTGCGATCGCTCTCTCTGGTGTGGCAAACCACCAAGCGCCCGTCGCCCTTTGCCTTTCCGCTGCTGGTGGAGCGGCTCAACTCGCGCCTGTCGAACGAGAGCCTGCTAGAGCGCATCGAGCGGATGAAGCAGCAGTGGGACGGCAAAGCGTGA